The Bicyclus anynana chromosome 4, ilBicAnyn1.1, whole genome shotgun sequence DNA window TCACTAAAAAGTCATTAAAGTGTTTTAGGATATACGTTgatagtcgtcgtcatcaacccatattcggctcactgctaagctcgaatctcctctcagaatgagaggccaatagtccaccaagctggcccaatgcggattggcagacttcacacacgcagaaaattaagataattctcaggtatgcaggtttcctcacgatgtttttcttcaccgattgagacacatgatatttaatttcttaaaatacacacaactgacaagttggaggtgcatgcccgtaccggattcgaacccacacccttcgaaatcggaggcagaggtcataaccactgggctatcacgattgaTAGTAAacaatagtaaataaaaaaattttgaatagtagtttattaaaaaatggcaCTATctacaattaacatttttttcgtGAGTATTAAAGAACCCTAAAAGCTCGATATTCGTTTACATATTGGTATTCGCGGTacctatactaaaataaaaactgtttattattctgtgtatataaaaaatattcctgCTTCTATTTAATggcactaattaatttattaaagtaaaaatatggttccaacttaaattatataatgacaAGACGAGTGTTTTATGGCTATTCGATTTTAtatacactatttataactaaacACGTAAAAAGTTCTATCACTCTGTCTCAGGACTTAGTTGGGTTGGAGTTGGGTCTGTATCATCGAGATTTTGTTCGGATTCCGGATTGGCTAATAACTTAGCAAGTCGTGGAGATAATGTTTGTGTTTTAAATGGATTTTCCTGTAGTAGTTTTTGCCTTCTTTCTTCGCTTTCCTTTGCTTGGGCAGCACGGGTTTTAAGCTCTTGTGGGCACGCCGATATTTCCTCGGCGTTTACACACGATTCGCTTTGTTCGTCGAAGGCAGAGTAACCGCCGCAAGCCAAGCGACGAGGTTTGCCGTCAATGCAAATGAAATATACTTGGCAGTCACTTGGTGACCTGAAATGAATTAAAagttatgtattaaaataaattagatcaCAATAAAACACTTTATCATTAATACCCCAatctgctcactgttgagctgtagattggtagactttgcatacgtagagagttaagaaaattctcaggtacatTATGGTATGTAtggctttcctcacgatgtttgagacacgagatatttaatttcataaaatgcaaataactggAATGTTGAAGAtgtatgccctggaccagattcgaacctacaccctccgttcctgtgggaatacgaggTAATAACATGGCCAATGACACTCGCATATAACGtcgctttctattggtgaaagtttcaaaatcggtttagtagctccagagattacctactaCAACCActcaaactttacttctttataattttttatacctATAAATGAATCGCTGAATGTGTTGATAAGCGCAACTCTCGAGgtcagctgaaccgatttcactaattcttttttttttaatattcctaattacaaaagaaaatttaaaaaacaagtctaaaaacaacacttttctatattcccttattagtaatattaagtacttaaaaatcaatttgaactttaatacaATATCATAAGTTCAAGTGTTAGTGAAGAGGTTTCGTGAAGGCAATTGAGTCGCGTTAGGGTAGGGTGGGgcagggtaaaggtagggtagaggtagcgGTAAGGTAGGGGAAGGTAGGGGTCGGGTAGCTGTAGGATAGGGtttgggtagggtaaggtagaggtaaggtgggagtagggtagggtaggggtagatagtagtatagtaggtaagtgcacataagtaaaagcgaagcttgacctggTCCgcaaatttttgttggagggcattatctaaatatttataactcaaaggtgactgactgacagtgATCTAActcacagcccaaaccactgaacggatcgggctgaaatttggcatgcaggtagatgttatgacgtaggtatCTGccaagaaaggattttgatcaattctttACTCAAGGGGataaataggagttgaaagttagTATGAAACTTTGACAATTTTGAACCGATCGGGCTGAGAATTCATGCATAAATTTgctatgacgtaggcatctcCTAAGAAAGCATTTTGATAAATTCGACccctaaggggataaaatatgggaTGAAAGTggatggaaagtccttaatttttagagttacaattttttagtttcttcataattttttttaattgtttataagttagcccttgactacaatctcacgtgacggtaagtgatgatgtagtcttagatggaagcggactaacttgtaaggaggaggatgaaaatccacaccccttttggtttctacacggcatcgtaccggaacgctaaatcgcttggcggtacgtctttcataaatcataaaaaaacgaaatataatttaattcaagaatttttcaaattcaaccctaaagtgatgaaaaaggggttgaaagtttacattgatatccacgcggacaaagtcgtggACGTCcgttaaatatataaactaagTTTCATCTTCGAAGcagtttttaatgaaaaaaggGCATCAAAGCACTGATGACCAGTGGTACAGGTACTAATTCGTATAACATAGACATAGCTCCGCATTCCGCAAACATACAGCACGCATACTAAATTACATAATGTGAAGGTCGCGGCCCAGCGGTGACATTTACCGCGACCTGCCTGACCGGCCATTAGGTAACCTGTTTTGGACTGTCTTCTTCACATTCGAGGTATAATTTtaggtataaattattattatcgactCATTTGCTATGACTATTGATACTTAAcggcctcgttggtccagtagtcAGCATATTTGGTTGAGGATCATAAGGTTCTACTGGGTTGCACTATGAATTATGGAGATTTTGATATGGTATTGGAAATGATATGCTATTGGCAGGGGGGTAGCTATCGCCGTATCAGCCTTATTAATGATATCATTCTTTATGCCCCTTACGTGTAATAGCacaaaattggtaaaatataaTCCACAATGTCACTTATATGGTGCTTCTcggaaaaaatcatataaaaagaCTGCCGAAAAATTAACttcagaaattataaaataaaaaaagcaatatttaagCGTGCAGCCAAAAAATGAAAGCATCCTACCTATAATAATACAACGATAAGTCATTGTCGTATTTATTTTAAggaagcatttttgtttcttgtgTAAGAAATATTTTGCCTGGGCCCCTCAATTAGTTTTGACACAGGATCTCTCCAATgtacgctacgccactggctattggtgacatttttttataggtttcatCAATTAGTCCACAGACTATAAGCGGATTAGTGGAAGGAAAAAATAGCGTTGGCAGACCTGGGGACCACTGTCCTTGTCTGCATTCGGTATAGCACGTCTGCCGTTTTTAACCTTTTGACTTTATCAGCAGTCAATAGCCCACAATGTTATATGTTTCAACAAGCTTTCCCGATGTTACATTTTGTGCTTCTTTATCCATTATCCGAAGGAttttataggatactttttgtcacgaaaattaaatcagaagggggtgaaacaggggttgaatctttcttaatttttcaagttacatttgtaaaaattggtatgtgaaCTATcagaaaaatacgaaaaataataattttcaagatttttttaaaactctatCCCTAAAAGATTAAAATGggttggattttttaaatacaaattgttcctgttttgagttatagttttgtaaaatagtTAGTGGAAGAGCATATAtataagggggtgaaataggggttgaaagtttacatcgatttccatgTGGACGTGGAAGTCGCGGGGGTCAGCTCGTATAAAATAACAGAGAACCCAGCCGTTTTAGCCGAACTCGGCAAAAAAGTGATGATGACGATTTATTTTATTCCGTGACTATTTCACTATCCCCTCGACCGGTGTGGTGACACAAGGGTTATgtaattttttgcgcaaaggcaCCCTGGCTGTCCAACACGGAAGTGTAGCctgtattcttgccaccattccatgtaGGCATGATTTGTTTAGGGTATAATAGGCTAGGTTGAATAAAGTTACTTAAAAACTtctttttcaacaaaaaaaaaatatatgtagagTTAATTTGAACTTAAATGAACTAAGTTTAATTGATATTCTTTTAAAACTACCGtcgattaaaaaataacacgttaacaATGACGCACTGATGATTTAATTGCAAATATGATCGTTTGATATTATGATATCGATCAATGTCGTATTTCGGAAAACttgttttttgatttaatagatACCGTTGATCTATATTTCCAAGTACGGAAAATCTGAATATGGATATTACAAGGTTTTTTGCGTATGAATCACACAAATTATTCGATAACATCTTCATcttctaattcactatttttgacgtatgctagttgacatatactaaattgagattctgtgtaaTAATGttatccggtgcttactggtggatatcacacagaaggtatattacattttgtcaattgatttgatgtttattttaataagtatttaaatagtaaaataagcCAGCTGATTCTCTAATGATAGTAGatttactattataaatgaCAGATGAAATGAAATTCTACGTATTTGGTAATTTTACTTCGTCACAGGTTTCATTTCTTCGATATCGGATAAGAGCAGCGTGTCATCCGATTTTGAGCTAGTGACAGCCAGTATAGCCAGTAGTAGTCGCCAGTTTTGAGTCttccatcattatcattatcaacccatgttcggctcacttctgagttggagtgtcctctcagaattagaggggttaggccattagtccaccacgctggctcaatgcggattggcagacttcacacacgcagagaatttagaaaattgtctggtatgcagggtcCATAATAATtcgaaacttatttaaaaataagtataccATAGTATCTACTATCTACCTATACGAAGTATCTTCAGATTcatctatataataataatagaaatagaACTTTCCTTAAAGCAAGTCTGTTTAATCTCCTATTAAAGTTCGTTAACTATGAAATTCATACCTATAATATCTGAATCCTGCAGGCGGGCCCAGCTCCTTGCTGACAGGCACTTCAGGGCAACGGAAGCCGAGGAATGCTGAAaaacatttcagttatttttagtaaattaggTAGCTACATTAAAGTATACAGAAAAACTTAGCTAATTtagattgatttttataatttcaatttagaatttgtgttaaaatcttCTATTTTTGGAAAATTGAACTATACAAtcaattttccaaaaaacggaagaattaattttaaaataataggatattgattttattgtcagatctaattttaaaattgcttaaTTCAACATTGTCTTTCCTGTCACAAACCACAGTAAAATTTAGGTCTGAACTATCGTAATTACTACTCTGTTCTGTTTAGATCACAGATTAGTGATACGAGTAGTAATTACGATAGTTCAGATCTAAATtagatactcgtaataataaagaaatcaaTAATTGTTGAAATTACTGTTCCACacgacgataatctggttaaagccgaaaaggaaaaagtatcaaaatacttggaccttgctcacgagattactgccatgtggaatgttgagtcaactatttcATACATTGTTCTgatggttgtttcagtcaatggtcttatagcgaaaagtttcgaccaacatcttatgaagctttcacttaactgttgtattaagagtcggatacagaaggcagtgattcttgagacggcgcgtattgtgaggaggttcctcactctggagccctgaccaccggttgcttgggcactcaaatgtcccgcaccgggaggatttttaatagtgttttgtattatatttttatattaacattgttaaaaattaaaaaagagataaataaataaattagagagagagagagtctACCCTAACTTGCAAACTGTAACAGCTTATAATAAGGTACCTATCTACATTGGAATCAGTTAAGCTGGTATGGAGATTCACATGTTATTACTCGTACAAACATATTTACTGTATGCGAAAATACTATAGATTGGATATAGGTATTTCACATATGCAGCGACATTGAACAAGATGTTAAACACTCTCGTGCTAactaaaatttgtttttcaatGTAGGTCATTGTCGTACAtctttaaattttgttattgaTTATTTGAGTCTTAacctcttgactcctaaatggacgaccgatcgcccatatataaaaaaatataaagtaaacttagggcaataggcgagcatagagaggaatataaagatttttttaaatggctcacaacggtagattaaaaccgcattccctgactgtcggcttcttcaacgcagacgggcttttcgataaaatactcgcgggcagcgaatggttggggatattatttattaaaaaaataattgtgctGGTCTACAAAGGCAGTTTTAAGTGATCTAACAAGCACGAGACAAtatgtttttaaccgatttcaataaaaggaggaggtcctaAATTCGACGcgttagtttctttttttatgtttgttacctcataacttgttcatttattaactaattttgaaaattctgtttttgtttgaaagagtatactttcagattgctcccatttcatttttatgaaaatcggttaagtgactttgtgttaaaattaaaataattgaaacacgTCTTGAAgccggttccatttttatgttgtCATCTTCAAAGACCAATTCCATTTTCAAAGACCAATGACCATGTAATATCGTGCCAGTGTGATACTCGTAGTGCAAGAGTTACCATGTTAATCTAACGATGTTTCGTGATAGGTTGTAGAAGATAAGTAATTGTTTAAATGTTAATGTAATTTCTTCAACGTTATGTTCTTTCTTTTGGAATTTCTAAATCATTTTCTAAGACGGTttggtttataattattattgttgatgTATCATaaggatattttataaaattctttaataataataataataataataataataataattctttatttcaggttatacacccatttaaaatacacagataatatagaaataataattaaataataaatttataataaagtacctaataatataaatattaattaattaggtatttacaatATATCATTTCTCTATgaaagcaaacatttttttttttttttttcatttcttgttCCTATCGCGATGCACGGTAAGCCAATACTTTAAGATAGGGTTTTCAGGGCACTCGGAGCATACACTGAGGATTTCATTACGAGAATTCCGGATACGGGCCCAAAAAGCCGCAATTCGCGATCTGACGATCGCAAAATAGTCTTGTATTTTGGCGTCGGCAAACATACCCGATGCGCTACAGTACTTGGGCAGTCTCATCAGAATGCGGTATGCGTTATTATACTGCACTCTGATGCTGCTACGTGCCCTTGAGGTGCAATTAACCCAAAGCTGACTGGTGTAAAAGCATTGACAGTATGCTCTGAACAGCGTCAGCTTCGCTTCGGGACTGCACCTCGCAAACCGGCGAGCGAGCATGTTACACCGAACAGCCAAAGCCCTGCGTTCACGCTCGATGTCGTCATTATCGCGCAAATCCTCAGTTAAAATATGCCCCAAGTACCTGAATTTGTTCACCCTTTCTATAGGAGTTCCATCTAGAAGCACTGAAGGCACATTTTCCGGACCTTTACCTGCCCGAAATACCAATATCTGTGTTTTCTTGACATTATACTTAAGACCGTGATCCCTCGCATACCGTTCACAGATGTTCAGCAAGTGTCTAAGTCCCCTGATTAAGGGACTCAGAAGTACCATATCATCAGCATAACTTAAGTTATTTACACATGTTGTGCCTATGTTTAATcgttatagataatattttggaCACTAAAACGTGTCTTTATTATCAGCTTCAATATTCTTTGTATTTTGTCGCTTTTCTAAATTTACCAAAACATGTTCTAGTCCACGTAAGAcgttgtacgagtaggtataccttggattatgtaaatgtataaatattgaatagCGAAGATACTTTATTCATTTTGCCATGGATTGGGGAAAATATTTAATGGTGAAAACGTGGTTAGCATGTAGGGAGATTTCGtagcgttttatttttaaatttatgtcggTTTCTTTGTTTGTCCGGGCCGGTTTGAACGGCTGATCTACTTTTAATTGGACTTTAattggaagatagagaaggttATTGAGTAACGTATAATTTTATCACagaaatccatagttcccgtttcatccatatttatgaaaaactgactTTTATGCGATAAGAtgtgtatattatgtaaataagctcgcgcttgaccacgatctcacgtGGGGATCACGTAAattccggccgctcagagattgcgtttctaataggtcgtgatcgaatgggcaaTGTAGCTACGAACTGGCGTACAAGGTTGTTGAATTGCGCTGTTACAGGGTTATGctaactgtttgtctttgtagtaaTAATGAAATGAGGCAAaataacgaggcaattgtaataGAATATTTTTGTCCCATTCGAACATGACAtatcagaaacgcaatctctgagagGTCAGACTTTAACCCTGCAATTCTATAATATGGTTAAAAACTGACATtcatttaagtacctactttacttcataatcatcatcatcattgtcagccgatggacgtccactgctggacataggcgtcttgcatggacttccaaacaaaacggtctcgagccgccagcatccagcggctccctgcgaccCGCCTGATGCCCTCAGtgcacctagtgggaggtcgaccaacactgcgctttccggtgcgaggtcgccattccagcaccttgggacctcaacgtccatcggctcttcgaactggcctgcccattgccacttcagctttgcgactcgctgaactatatcagtgactttggttcttctgcggatttcctcatttttgattcgatcatgcagaaaaaccccaagcatagctcgctctatcgcccgctgagtgactttgagcctttttatgagagccacagttagcgaccaggtctcgggtcagttatcactggcaacacgcactgttcaaagatTTTCGTTTTCAGGCACTGACGAACCTACTTTACTTACCCACAATAAAACTGATCTCgccgtcgtcgttatcaacccatatacggctcactgctgagctcgagtctcctctcagaatgagaggagttaggccaatagtccaccacgctggtccaatgcggattggcagacttcacacaagcaaagaattaagataattctctggtatgcaggtttcctcacgatgttttccttcaccgtttgagacacgtgatatttaatttcttaaaatgcacacaactgaaaagttggaggtgcatgccccagaccggatttgaacccactccggaaccggaggcagaggtcatatccactaggctatcacgaggTATTTTTAGTAATAGAATATTTTTCTCCAATTCGATCATGACCtatcagaaacgcaatctctgagagGTCAGACTTTAACCCTGCGATTTTACAATATGGTTAAAAACTAACATTCATCTAAATTCTAAGTACTTtacctcgtcgtcatcaacccatattcggctcactgctgagctcgagtctcctctcagaatgagaggggtaaggccagtagtccaccacgctggcccaatgcgaattggcagacttcacacactgaTCTACTTACTTACAAAATGGTCTTCTTTTCCATAATAAagctaagtttatttttatgatcgTTACCTTCAGCATCACAGTCGGAGACTTCGTCAGGCCATTCGCAGCGGTAGTTGTCGGGACTGAAGGCGAGTCCGTCAGGGCAGGTGAAGTCGTAGCCGACGCCGTTCACACAGTTCCTGAAGCCGCTGCAGTTGCGCGAGTCTCCAGTTTTGAAGTAACCGAACTGGTGGGGACAGTCTGCTGTCGGTTGCGCTGGCTCTGggaataaaacatttaattttaggatttttaggaaaaaaaagaagattttGATATGACTGTTATTTCAGCAAcgttgttaggagtgggtagaACAAGAGTTCATTCCTGGGCATTTCAAAGTCCgacctcttttttttttttgcaagttagcccttgcaatttcacctgatggtaagtgatgatgcaatctaagatgaaagcgggctagcttgttaggaggatgtaaatccacacccctttcgatttctacacgacatcgtaccggaacgctaaatcgcttggcggtacgtctttgtcggtagggtggtaactagccacggccgaagcctcccaccagccaaacagCTTAACTTTGGAACTATTGAGGATTTCTACGTCCtacttattactttattaaactATCACCTACTTTCAAcgaaattttatactatagacatgttacgtgtctataaaatcaccgcaaaaagtgtgcCGAAttcagctactccactgagcgcacacatacacaatttaatatttaattccataatatatttatgtatatacagtttttacagttcctaaacacacaactcgacattgtatatgtatatttaggtattatttatttaaataactttcgttgtttactatgcaactcaatgaaattaagacaattagccgcttttgttcgtcTCAGTTCTGATGCGCTAGTGATtactctattataaaatatttgcctTTTTTGACAACTTCGTAACGaataaaatatgatgatgaaactgCAAGAGAACTTCAGAAAATCGGAAAATCTTGAGATAACTTTGAtagaaaagttataaaaaaatgtgagccgtcacGAAATGcttggcagatgtgaaacatcgacattattttttaaaagtaatatgaataaaataacagACTGTGATAGGAACTAAATATGTCTATATATAATGATATGGAGGATGGATATAGACTACAGGTATCCGAGGTCAGTGTAACTAGAGagggagagaatcgcacagtcgattgcgcgtggcgacgcgtcgccacactgTACAtactactgcatatagactgtatatattTACCATCAttagcgtggcgacgcgtcaCCACGGaatgcgtcgccacgccagaaatttTACAtacggctatagatgtttcacatcaaaatgGTGCTCGACACCTCATGGATACCtcatttttaaatcattttatgcAGCTATGATTTGATTGTAAGGTTCAATTATCATTTCAACATGTCGAGTTGAACTAAACGGTTGAAGATTGTTAACTTGTGTGATCTTAGCAGgaagttataataatataattgttttttgcTCACTAGCCAAAGGATTCTTTGTAACTACATCACATTGTGGTAGACAGGCTATTAAAACTATTGTGCATATcagaataaatcaaaaataggATTccgtaataattttaacatttaaaaatccGCTATGCGTAGAATAGGTGCTCTTTGTTCTGTGTTAGTGACGGATTGGGAAAGCATAAtaatttggatttatttttcAGCATTGGCTTatacactattttggtctttattatcaatctacaATTGAGAAATTCCTTCTCAAAgacagtaattaaaaaaaaaaaaaaaaaaaaaaaaaaaaaaaaattgagaaatgtTATCTACTGTAtactactgtatgatatccaccagtaggtaccgtatgatatttgttacacagaatctcaatttcgtataaatcaactagcatacgtcaacgatagtgaattagcctgctaatCACTATCCATACGCATCATATAAGAATGTGAGGTTGTTGAGATTTTTACGCCTTAGTCattggactgattttaaaaattctttcgtcaataaaaagctacattatcagtgagtaatacagactatattttatcccagtattcccacgggaacgggaactacgtgggtgtaGCCGTTATGCTGGTTTACCTTCAAGATTAAAGCCAATGTGATTATGAACTTGCTGTTAAGAAATTCATCAGTAGCACAGTAACCTTGACATATCACATACTCGATGTGTTAACGCGTCCTTTAGATTTACGTCTTCGACTTATCAATCACAATggtgttaagagtgtgcaatatgtaatttggtggttacaaatggttctggatctcagattctggaaaagttaggagcctgatatttgggtaaatgatatctcaaagtgttagcttcgttatgactatgcaaaatacacaatttgtaaaacttttctcgatagtttatttttttgaacaaTACAcgttttgctttcaatctcaggaaaagcaaacttattttcttaaatttttgttttgtatagaaaattaggtatatatcttgaacatggccattttgtttttcgttatgttgtttaatttacttgcaattaggtaaaaatggtttttggcgctcacgtcataaaatttgcgtcgcgcgtcaatcgctccgtgcttttcactcacgtgaaagtcataattcggcgtctcgttcgcgcttcgaattttatctatATCGTACCGAATGTCTGTGACTATAGTATACAGACATGCCTTTTCACTTCTCCTTCTAGCATTTCCTACTTA harbors:
- the LOC112050173 gene encoding protein obstructor-E-like — encoded protein: MRCLVVLACVCAVAYARAQISEESSAIDENPAVETVPELNEPEIKSSDVGEAISENKESESNDDEELDVAPTNLAPSVVKPTAAESNYNDEDLDVSPTNLVPSVVKSDESARQGRYRAVPDQYEEGSAPRSVGKLSCKEKNERYSVPGSCDRYVECLNGTAEEKQCPDGLRYNPNVLFNVYPCQYPVDVPCLARSSLQPAQPTADCPHQFGYFKTGDSRNCSGFRNCVNGVGYDFTCPDGLAFSPDNYRCEWPDEVSDCDAEAFLGFRCPEVPVSKELGPPAGFRYYRSPSDCQVYFICIDGKPRRLACGGYSAFDEQSESCVNAEEISACPQELKTRAAQAKESEERRQKLLQENPFKTQTLSPRLAKLLANPESEQNLDDTDPTPTQLSPETE